From the Macaca nemestrina isolate mMacNem1 chromosome 2, mMacNem.hap1, whole genome shotgun sequence genome, the window CTTGAGGCCAATTAAACACTGGTCAGTAACAGGCACCCCActcccctcacctcccacccCATTCACAGGGCTATAAGCCCCTCACCTGCATCAGCCACCTCGGCAGCAGCTGCACCCTTTGGTCTGGAGGGAGGAAGCCCCAGGATCCGCCCCTAGGGCTGAGCCCTGGGCTTCCCCGCGGCCTTAACCCCTTCAGTGCCGACCCCACCCACTGGGGCGGGGCTCCGGGGTCCTCAGAGAGTCGCTTCTCCGTCTCTCCCGGGCCTCGGTTTCCCCCTCCCTTCTAGTGGGTCACAACAGGCTGTGGAGCTTTTGGGAATGGGGACTTCGAGAGCTCGACTTTGTGGGCAGGTGTGGCTCGGCATGCTCTAGAAACGAACGACTGACGCGGGGAGGGCGTGCAGGGTGGCATGGCCACTTGGGGACCGCACGCGCGGGGTGGACCTACAGGCAGCAAATAGGAAGGGTGCGGTACTGACATGTTGAAGCCGGCCTCCGGGATGTTCCGCGTCCTAGCTCCGCACAGCTGGGTATCTCACTCAGTCGCCACCTCGGACTCCTCGGTCCGACAGCGCTGGCCCCCAGCGGCGCGGCGGATGTACTGCAGCCGTCGCGTCCTGCGGCGCGCCAAGGGGTTCCAAGGTCTCCCGGGGTGTCCCGGAACCCGCGCGTCGCCGCTTAGGCCCCGCCCCTCGTTTACGCGTCACAACACCCACCAGGCGCAGGCTCAGTCTCCACCCTGCTGAGCTGAGCTCCGCCCCTGCTGAGCTCCACCCCATCTCCATTTGAGTCCGCCTCCTCCCCACTCGGCCCCATACAGGCCCCGCCTCCTGCTCCTTGCGTCAGAGCTTAGGTCCCGCCTCGATTTGGCTTCTTCCAGGCCCTGCCCCGGCCCAACACGTCACCACTTCAGCCAGGCGCAGGCCCCGCCTTCAGTTGACTCCGCCTCTGCCAGCCCCGCCCCAGGCTCGGACCGGTCCAGCTTCAgttccctcctgcctcccaccccagGACAGCTTGGAAACGGTCAGATCCGGTGGGGCTTCCTCCTGAAATTTGGGCCCCACCCTGGGAAGCAGCCGCTCTTAGACTGACGTCAAATCTGGTGAGAGTGACAAGCCTTTCCTGTGCCCTTTGGATACCGGGGCCTGGACATTTTAGGCGCTCAATAAACAGCTAGGTAAATCATGACTGCTTTATTTGCTGGGCTGGTGCCTCTCAGCAGACTCAGGGGTCGTGCAGGGCTGGTTACCATAAACTCAGTAGGAGTGCAAGGGCTGTACCCCCAGAGCTAGacagcctgggtttgaatctcaacTTCTCCCTTTTCGTgctgtgcaaccttgggcaaCGTGTTTACCCTCACTGTGagtgactcagtttccttatagTCTCATTGTGAAGAATGAATAAGTCCACATAAAATGCTTAGCACGGCGATTGGCAAAGAGTAGGCACTCAGTGAATGTCAGCCTTTGTGATTGCTGCAGTTCAAAGACTGGCTCAGTGTCTCTGGAGGAATTGTCTATGACCTTGCCAAGTGGATGCATATGGACATGAAATGAATGGTGTCTGCTGTAGTTCAAACTCCTTATGCCACTGTTCTAGTCTGTAAGTATGCATGTGCAGGGAATATGCCCGTGACAGTGGCTGAGTGTACTCTTCACTGTGACCATGACTTATATGACTGTGCCTGTATTTGAAGAAGCCCTGGCCAGACCCAGAGTGCATTAGGTTCTCAAGGTGCGCAACTCAATGTGTGGCCAATCACCACATGCTCTTCTGCTCACACCACGGTCCCTGCCAGCCAGGGTAGCATCGACATTTGAACTCCACGGCCATCTGTGCCTGATCTTCAAGTGAGAGGGCACCCCGCAGGCTCAGGGGTCCACCATCAGGCGTGAGCTGGATGGAGAAACTGGCAGGGTTAAGAATGAGGAGGGCTTTAGGGTGGCTGGGGCGGCGGACACAGCGGCCATGGCTGGAGCACAGGGCTTGACTGCAGAGAAGTGCCCCACTGGTCACATTCAGGATGAAGGGCCCCAGGGTAGTGTCCATATACTCCTTGATGGCCTGACATGATTCCtaggtgggaggggaggagagcgTCAGGGACACCTTGGTCATGTATGGACCCTCCTAGGGCACTGAGACACTCACCTGCTGGTCAGCCAGGACTTTGCAGGTAGAAAGGGTAAGTCAGGGTCTACCCAGTCAGCTTAATGACCCcacctcttccccacccccaccctcatgCCAGGCCTAAGCTCACCTTGGTTCTTGTATTTTCCCAGCTCACCCAGAGCACCACTCCAGCTGCCCCCTGGGCCGCACTCTCCCCCAGGCTGTGCTCCAGCTCATCCTGGGAAGGAGACAGCACAGTTCTGTGGGGACTCCTTCCCACCCTGTGGCAGACTGCTGGAACACCATTGGATGGGGCAAATAATTCATGACCTTCACCTGGGGCTGCTCTGGCCACGGGACCAGAGGCAAACTGCTTCCTCCTCTAGCCTATGAATTCCAATAAATGTTGAATtgcctgtgcctggcacagaactTGGCACAAAGTACGCACTCAATTGATGTGCCCAtgcaccaggcatggtggctcatacctgtagtcccagcattttgggaggctgaggtgggaggatcacctgaggtcaggagttcgagaccagcctggccaacatggtgaaaccccatttctgctaaaaatacaaaaattagccaggcatgttggtggcatgactgtaatcccagctatccgggaggctgaggcaggagaatcgcttgaacctgggaggtggaggttgcaggagctgagatcttgcccctggtactccagcctgggtgacagagcaagactctgtctcaaaaaaaaaaaaaaaaaaaaaagaatgaatggatgaaaatgTCCCAAGGttgggggccgggcacggtggctcatgcctgtaatcccagcactttcggaggctgaggcgcgcggatcatgaggtcaggagatcgagactatcctggctaatacagtgaaaccccgtctctactaaaaatacaaaaaattagccgggtgtggtggcgggcgcctgtagtgccagctactcgggaggctgaggcaggagaatggcgtgaacccaggaggcagagcttgcaatgagccgaggtcatgccactgcactccagccagggcgacagagcgagactctgtctcaaaaaaaaaaaaaaaaaaaaagaaaaaaagaaaatgtcccaaGGCTAAAGTACCCCAAGGCTGGACCTAATATCTGACAAGGCAGGTTGACAAGGTGGGCAGGTTACAGAAGACTTACCAGGGGCAGAAAGTGGTTTGTCATGTCATAGAAGATCTGGACATAGGGCAGCACTGGCAGATTGGGGTCACCAGCAGCCACAGCCACACGGAATGCCTCAGCCACACGGTGCTGCACATACATCTGTGACTTCCCTGTGCCCTCCAGCACTGCGGGCATGTAGATGCTGGGGTAGAGGGCACGACTCTGGCCCCACAGCCACCCTAGCTGGTCATTTTGGGCACGGATGCCTGATGGGCACTGGCCGGTGTAGTTAGGGCTTAGAAAGTCATAGTTGTAGCAGTCAGGGAAGCCATAGAAGCCCCAGAGGCCGCGAGGACGCAGTGCCCGCCCCAGCTGGAGGGTGCCTGCCATCCAGGCCCGTGCAGCTCCCTGGAACTGGTCCTGGGCTACTGCCTCCACCTGAGTAACTGGCCAATCAGGGTGCTGCGCCTGTACCAGAGCCCGTGAGCGCTGCCGGTAAATGTCCTTGGTGTCCCAGTTGAAGGCCCAGCGTGGGCGCCATGCCTCCCAGTCGATGACTGCCAGCCCTGAGAAGTCAGGAGCAGGTATGGCAGCCAGGATGTCCTGGAATGTGCGGGCCAGGTGGGCAATCAGGCTGGCATTCTGGGGCAGACCACCAAACACAGGCTCCCCAGTGGGCGTGTAGTAGGGATAGGTGCCCAGCTGAGAGCTATAGAAAATTGTCATGTCAGGGCCACGGAAGGTCTGCCCTGGGTTGGCTACCACATCGAAGATACTGACATCCACGTCCACGCTGTGCCTCTCCAAGCACCACTGGGTGTTTGCATTCCAGACGGTGGCGAAGGGCCGGTTGGGTAGCAAGGGGCCCCTAGAGCCTTGGGCCATATCAAGTAAGGTCAGGAAGAGGGTGCAGATGGGAAGCAGGTGGGCTGCCATGGCACGGGAGTGGTCGAGGACAACCTGGCCaggggaggcagagctgagaaCAGGTTGCAAAGTCTCTCATCCCCCACTGCTCAGGGCTAGGGGGCTGAGCCCTTGCACATTAATCCACCGCTGCTCTGGTCTCTGTTAAACATTGACCTGCAGGGCTCCGGGAGGGCAGAGGAGACACATGGAGGCGAGTATGGCCACTGGAGGGCACATCCGAGTTGCCTCTCTGACCAGGCCTCTGCCATCTCCCACAGGACTTGCTCTAGCCTAAGCTCGCCCACCCCTGCTTCCCCATGAGCCACTGAGGCCATGACATCTGTTCTGGGAAGAGTGGCTGACAGCTAGGCCCTCAGCCCCCAGGCTGACCCCACCAAGGGGAGGAGGACTTCCTGTCTCTTCCACAAGAAATCCTGGCAGCCATTGGAGGAAGATCCAATGGCCTCAGTGACCAAGGACAGGTCAACCCAGCCCTCCTGTACACCCGCCAGTCTGCCCGCTCGTCCCTGCTGACCTTGGGGCTGAAGGGCCTCATCCTCCAAATTTCCTGACCCCAGGATGGGGGCCTAAGCAGGGCCTGGCTAGATTCTACCCCAGCAGCACCAGTGACTCCTGGAGGAAGGAGCGGCTGCTGGAAATTCTGAGCTTTTGTAGGGGGTCACCCCGCCCAGGCCAGGGGCGGGCCAAGGGGCGGGCCTTGGATTGGgaagccaggccaggccaggcaccAGGGCTACCTCTGTAATCCCCGGCAAAGGGATCTtggttgggggtggggctgggccaGCAGTGGCCCCTCCCACGCTGTCAGCACTAGGGCAGGGCGTTGTGATGTTACCCGGGCTGGAGGGGGTGGGCAGGGGCAGACCCTGCTGGGCAGGCCTGTTTGTGACACTGGAGACTGGGTTCCTCCATGTCTTGTGCTCAGGGAGTGTTCTTACATCTGACATTGATGGGCCCTAGGCACTTTACCTTCATGGATCCTTTTGCctccttaaaaaaaatatttaaaaatatggccaggcctgccgggcgtggtggctcacgcctataatctgagcactttgggaggccgagttggcgGATcactcacgaggtcaggagattgagaccatcctggctaacatggtgaaaccccgcctctactaaaaatacaaaaaattagccgggcgtggtggcaggcgcctgtaatcccagctacttgggaggctgaagcaggggaattgcttgaacccgggaggcagaggttgcagtgagccaagaccgtgccactgtgctactgtattccagcctgggtgacagagagcgaCTCcgtctaacaacaacaacaacatatatatatatatatatatatatatagatatagatatatatagatatatagatatggctataatcttagcactttgggaggctgaggtgggagaattgcttgagcccaggagttcgagaccagcctaggcaacgtagcaagaccccatctctacaaaaaaattaaaaattagctgggcgtggtggtgtgtacctgtagtcccagctacttgggacactgaggcaggaggattgcttgagcccaggaggtcatgtCTGGGTTAcactattatatattaattattaatatatttatatttatattattcttttgattaaaaaaacatttttgtgggCCCCTGAAATTACTGTGGCCCTAGGCCTTGGGTCTATTGTGCTTAGTGGATAAGTCATCCCTGTTGTAGGGACCTGTTTCTGAAAGGCACTATGTTCATGAAGTCAGGGCTGTGTCATCACCCTTTGTATATGTGCTGGGTCAGTGACTGTCTTTGTGAAGCCCTGTTTAGTGACCATCTGAGCCTCTGCACAAATTCCAGTGGCAAGTAGGTGTGAGTGTGGAACCCAGTGCCTGGGACTGGGTGTGTGTGAGCCCTGCTGTCTTGTGAGCATGAGACCCTGTGTTTGTGTGACCATGTGTATGAGCTGTCAGTGAGCACAtgcttgttcattcatttgtggTTTCACTTGTTCCATGtgtgaaagggaaatatcttGGGCCCCTTCAAGCTGGGAACCGCTCAGAGCAAATCTGCCTTCCATTCTATTCAAGTCATCCTTTTGCTTACAGACATAGATGCATATTATGATTGCCTTCATTGCCTCTTTTGGAAGGACTTACCAGAAACTCCAAAGAATGCAACCATCTATCTCTCACctgcctgtgacctggaagcccccagtGGGTGGCCTTGCTTTGAGCTGTCTCCACCTCTCTGGAGAGAGCTTAtgtacttcttttttgtttttctgagacatagtctcgctctgcaaccaggctggagtgcagtggcatgatcttggctcactgcaacctctgcctcctcggttcaagagattctcctgcctcagcctccagagtagctgggactacaggtgcatgccaccacatccagctaatttttgtatttcttgtagagacagggttttaccatattggccaactggccttgaactcctgaccttgtgatctgcccgcctcggcctcccaaagtgctgggattacaggcatgagccacaacacctggctaatgtaCTTCTTACGTATTGATAGATGTCTCATAtgtccctaaaatgtataaaaccaagccaTGCCCggaccaccttgggcacgtgtcatcaggacttcctgaggctgtgtctcgGATGCATCCTCAAcctcagcaaaataaactttctaaattaactgagagctgtctcagattttctgggttcacaTTTGGTAGCTATGGATGGATTCTGAGTGGAGATGTCCTTGACCTTTGACTAATTGCCTATCTATGCTAGGTACCAGCACGAGTTAactttatggctcaaaccaaCAGGACGATTTGCTGAAGTCTGGGAGCACCCCCTCCAGAGAATCCTTGATCTCTCAAAATTTGGTtgagatctaaagtttattttgctgtacaactttttttttttttttttggagttttacttgctCCCAAAAGGAAGGcaagttttcctgcttccatgatgACGGAAGGCAGGTAACTCCTTTATGGAGTTCAAGCTCACTTCCAACagggaaattattattattttttcctacttCTAGGATGGTAGAGAGCAGTCTACAGCCTGAGACCATCACTAGGTAAGAAACTGGATTGGGATTCTGCCTTGCAATTTCCTTTAAATGACTAAAGTTAGCATTTAACAGCCAGCTGGTGTTAATTTCTGCTTACACTTACAGCGCTCAGAAATCGTATActttggctgggtgaggtggctcacgcttgtaatcccagcactttgggacgccgaggtgggtggatcatgaggtcaggagatcgagaccatcctggctaacacggtgaaaccccgtctctactaaaaatacaagaaactagccgggcgaggtggcgggcacctgtagtcccagctactcgggaggctgaggccggagaatggcgtgaacccgggaggcggagcttgcagtgagctgagatccggccactgcactccagcctgggcggcagagcgagactccgtctcaaacaaacaaacaaacaaacaaacaaacaaactccaaAAGGTGctcttaaatgcaggtttctgataactttggagactgTGACATCAGAATACaggaaaaactttcaggactcaTGGAGAGCTAAAATGTTCATGAGTATCAAGCAGAACAGGACTTAACTGCATGGAATGAACCAATCTctttgactttttgcttaaaatgtttgctaatcctgccaggcacagtggctcatgcctgtaatcccagcactttgggaggccaaggcgggcggatcacgaggtcagaggatcgagaccatcctggccaacatggtaaaacccatctctactaaaaatacaaaaattaggccaggcgcggtggctcacgcctgtaatcccagcactcagagaggccaaggcgggtggatcacaaggtcaggagatcaagaccatcctggctaacacagtaaaaccccatctctactaaaaaatacaaaaaattagccgggcatagtggcaggcgcctgtagtcccacctactccggaggctgaggcaggagaatggcatggcgTGTACCTGGgtggcggagcttacagtgagcagatattgcactactgcactccagcactctagcctgggtgacagagcgagactccgtctcaaaaaaaaaaaaagaaaaaatacaaaaattagctgg encodes:
- the LOC105480482 gene encoding hyaluronidase-1 isoform X1, whose translation is MRPFSPKVVLDHSRAMAAHLLPICTLFLTLLDMAQGSRGPLLPNRPFATVWNANTQWCLERHSVDVDVSIFDVVANPGQTFRGPDMTIFYSSQLGTYPYYTPTGEPVFGGLPQNASLIAHLARTFQDILAAIPAPDFSGLAVIDWEAWRPRWAFNWDTKDIYRQRSRALVQAQHPDWPVTQVEAVAQDQFQGAARAWMAGTLQLGRALRPRGLWGFYGFPDCYNYDFLSPNYTGQCPSGIRAQNDQLGWLWGQSRALYPSIYMPAVLEGTGKSQMYVQHRVAEAFRVAVAAGDPNLPVLPYVQIFYDMTNHFLPLDELEHSLGESAAQGAAGVVLWVSWENTRTKESCQAIKEYMDTTLGPFILNVTSGALLCSQALCSSHGRCVRRPSHPKALLILNPASFSIQLTPDGGPLSLRGALSLEDQAQMAVEFKCRCYPGWQGPWCEQKSMW
- the LOC105480482 gene encoding hyaluronidase-1 isoform X2; the protein is MRPFSPKVVLDHSRAMAAHLLPICTLFLTLLDMAQGSRGPLLPNRPFATVWNANTQWCLERHSVDVDVSIFDVVANPGQTFRGPDMTIFYSSQLGTYPYYTPTGEPVFGGLPQNASLIAHLARTFQDILAAIPAPDFSGLAVIDWEAWRPRWAFNWDTKDIYRQRSRALVQAQHPDWPVTQVEAVAQDQFQGAARAWMAGTLQLGRALRPRGLWGFYGFPDCYNYDFLSPNYTGQCPSGIRAQNDQLGWLWGQSRALYPSIYMPAVLEGTGKSQMYVQHRVAEAFRVAVAAGDPNLPVLPYVQIFYDMTNHFLPLESCQAIKEYMDTTLGPFILNVTSGALLCSQALCSSHGRCVRRPSHPKALLILNPASFSIQLTPDGGPLSLRGALSLEDQAQMAVEFKCRCYPGWQGPWCEQKSMW